The following proteins are co-located in the Neodiprion virginianus isolate iyNeoVirg1 chromosome 6, iyNeoVirg1.1, whole genome shotgun sequence genome:
- the LOC124308137 gene encoding lysozyme-like: MGSLPFRSLLFASIAVLLIFANVEEAQAKRMTRCEVALQLQRAGISRTFIGHWLCLMETVSNLRTDLVVGPQRASSYSYGIFQITSNGWCARGRRGGICNMRCEDLANDNISDDIQCAKQIYNLQGFRAWDAWTRSCKNKPPSQLPNFANCRRR, translated from the coding sequence ATGGGTTCGCTACCGTTTCGCTCGTTGTTATTCGCAAGCATCGCGGTGCTGCTAATTTTTGCCAACGTCGAAGAAGCTCAGGCGAAGCGAATGACCAGGTGCGAAGTTGCTCTTCAGCTTCAGAGGGCCGGAATTTCGCGAACGTTCATCGGCCACTGGCTCTGCCTGATGGAAACTGTCAGCAATCTACGGACCGACCTAGTCGTTGGACCTCAGCGAGCTTCCAGCTACAGTTACGGAATATTCCAAATAACCAGCAACGGATGGTGCGCGAGAGGACGACGCGGAGGAATCTGTAACATGCGTTGCGAAGATCTTGCCAACGACAACATTTCCGACGACATTCAGTGCGCCAAGCAGATATACAATTTGCAGGGATTCAGGGCCTGGGATGCATGGACGAGGTCCTGCAAAAACAAACCCCCGTCCCAGCTGCCCAACTTCGCAAACTGTCGGCGACGCTAA
- the LOC124308136 gene encoding homeobox protein Hox-D11, which yields MNPLIACMVVALAGLALAEPPVSSGYSYSGPSLIGGGGSYSHGGGGGGGYSHGGGGGGGGGYTQVGTGYQTSEGASVDGALLEQIRQILLKEELQSQQSGGFGGSGYAPSSSYGAPSPQYGVPSPQYGVPSYQTRVVGVDLEGIRQAIQVAQFNQITHGPSFSGYPSGPSSSYGAPSRPSGSYGVPF from the exons ATGAATCCATTGATCGCG TGCATGGTTGTGGCCCTAGCCGGGCTCGCTCTGGCTGAGCCCCCGGTATCCTCGGGATACAGCTACAGCGGCCCCAGCCTGATCGGAGGCGGCGGTAGCTACTCCCACGGAGGCGGTGGCGGCGGTGGCTACTCACACGGAggcggcggcggtggcggcggcggATACACTCAAGTCGGTACCGGATACCAGACCAGCGAAGGCGCTTCCGTCGACGGAGCCCTGCTCGAGCAGATCCGGCAGATCCTCCTGAAGGAGGAACTCCAGTCCCAGCAGAGCGGCGGATTCGGAGGCAGCGGTTACGCGCCCAGCTCGAGCTACGGCGCCCCGTCTCCGCAATACGGCGTCCCCAGCCCGCAATACGGAGTCCCGAGCTACCAGACCCGCGTCGTCGGCGTTGATCTCGAGGGAATCCGACAGGCCATCCAGGTCGCCCAGTTCAACCAGATCACCCACGGACCCAGCTTCAGCGGCTACCCAAGCGGACCCAGCTCGAGCTACGGGGCCCCGAGCAGGCCGAGCGGCAGCTACGGCGTCCCCTTCTAG
- the LOC124308135 gene encoding chondroitin sulfate synthase 1 isoform X2, with product MSIGEVTADPAMRKKRGPRSALLGLVLGFVGGFLVANFRLVIPLDKVRPSNDSFCPGAPSRHHQRVTLDYRAKLEPMDIVKLPKEDNVSNSATNLLFVGVMTARKYLDTRAKAVFETWGSELPGKIAFFSSETSTAPDNCPDLPLVALPNVDDSYPPQKKSFLMLQYMWQHFGDKFEWFLRADDDVYVRSDRLEKLLRSVDSRLPRYIGQAGRGNSEEFGLLSLEYDENFCMGGPGVVLSRETLKRVVPHIRYCLKNLYTTHEDVELGRCVQKYAGIPCTWSYEMQSILYHNSSGDQAFTGNLKRKEVHRAITLHPVKSPPYMYRLHNYMRGLRIQELQHLKVQLHRDIQSMMAELHVDREKIQEYSLSKNVPLFPEKPGSDQYLGDNKVLGVPAGLRAFRPKKTSEVIPWDFLSKSEYSLTDANPRRRIHSDVKEGLEDITREVMASINACSRQRGRVVEERSILYGYRRVDAYGADTVLDILLVYRKYRGRKVTLPVRRHVYVHQHFTGLEIREVVDGVEAESKTHRDREANSIQSVLRNSFLSMNFNAKESFDPIESKVIHFILPLSGRLATFRRFISVYEDVCLVGKGERTELTIILFPHRVEGSFNESTSLVNNLKYKYPSAVIAVVPSYKNFSRAVALEIGVSRHKDDDLLFFVDVDIVFTSSALRRIRLNTIMNRQVYFPIVFSQFDPKIVYADGKLRENDLITNSNGYWREYGFGIASLYKKDFRLVGGFDLSIQGWGKEDVDLFEKAVRSNLTTFRAVDPHLVHVFHDVECDPSLSGPQLTMCEGSRADTYAGLNQLADTIYGHPEYLRYAKALRTRTSTPAA from the exons ATGTCAATCGGAGAGGTGACGGCTGACCCGGCAATGCGAAAGAAGCGGGGTCCACGGAGCGCCCTGCTCGGCCTGGTTCTGGGCTTCGTCGGAGGTTTTCTCGTCGCTAATTTCCGGCTGGTGATACCACTGGACAAGGTCCGACCCTCGAACGACTCGTTCTGCCCCGGAGCACCGAGCCGCCATCATCAACGCGTCACCTTGGATTACCGGGCGAAGCTGGAACCGATGGACATAGTGAAACTCCCGAAGGAGGACAACGTCAGTAACAGTGCAACGAATCTGCTCTTCGTCGGGGTGATGACCGCCCGGAAGTACCTCGACACCAGAGCCAAGGCGGTTTTCGAAACCTGGGGATCGGAGCTGCCCGGTAAAATCGCCTTCTTTTCATCGGAGACCTCGACCGCTCCGGACAACTGCCCCGACCTTCCACTCGTCGCGCTTCCCAACGTCGACGACAGCTATCCTCCCCAGAAGAAGTCCTTCCTGATGCTGCAGTACATGTGGCAGCACTTCGGCGACAAGTTCGAGTGGTTCCTAAGGGCCGACGACGACGTCTACGTCAGGTCCGATCGTCTCGAGAAGCTGCTCAGGTCCGTAGACTCGAGACTACCAAGGTACATCGGACAGGCGGGAAGAGGGAACTCCGAAGAGTTCGGACTCCTCTCCCTCGAGTACGATGAAAACTTCTGCATGGGCGGGCCGGGAGTCGTTCTCTCCAGGGAAACCCTGAAGCGAGTCGTTCCGCACATCAGATATTGCCTCAAAAATCTGTACACCACCCACGAGGACGTCGAACTTGGAAGGTGCGTCCAGAAGTACGCCGGCATTCCGTGCACCTGGAGCTACGAG ATGCAGTCTATTCTCTATCACAACAGTAGCGGGGATCAAGCCTTCACCGGTAATCTGAAACGCAAAGAGGTTCACAGAGCGATTACTCTACATCCGGTAAAAAGTCCGCCGTACATGTACAGACTTCACAATTATATGAGG GGTCTACGCATACAAGAACTGCAACACCTGAAGGTTCAGCTGCACAGAGACATACAGTCGATGATGGCGGAGCTTCACGTGGATCGTGAGAAAATCCAGGAATACAGTTTATCAAAAAACGTTCCTCTGTTTCCTGAAAAACCAGGTAGCGATCAGTACCTCGGGGACAACAAGGTCCTGG GTGTTCCAGCTGGACTACGGGCGTTTAGGCCGAAGAAAACGAGCGAGGTGATTCCGTGGGACTTCCTCTCGAAGTCCGAGTACAGTCTGACTGATGCCAATCCTCGGCGAAGAATCCACAGCGACGTCAAGGAGGGCCTGGAGGACATAACCAGGGAGGTGATGGCCTCCATAAACGCCTGCTCGAGGCAGAGGGGCCGAGTTGTAGAGGAACGTTCGATTCTCTACGGGTACAGGAGAGTCGACGCTTATGGCGCGGATACGGTTCTCGATATTCTACTTGTATACCGCAAGTACCGTGGAAGAAAAGTAACGCTTCCGGTTCGCAGACACGTCTACGTCCACCAGCACTTTACAG GTTTGGAAATACGAGAGGTGGTCGACGGAGTTGAAGCTGAATCGAAGACGCACCGTGACCGGGAAGCGAACTCCATCCAGAGCGTCTTGCGGAATAGTTTTTTGAGTATGAACTTCAATGCGAAAGAAAGCTTCGACCCCATCGAGAGTAAAGTGATCCATTTCATTCTCCCGCTGTCCGGACGCCTCGCGACGTTTCGGAGGTTTATCAGTGTTTACGAAGACGTTTGTTTGGTGGGTAAAGGCGAAAGGACGGAACTGACGATAATCCTGTTCCCGCACAGGGTTGAAGGGTCCTTCAACGAGTCTACATCTCTAGTTAATAACCTAAAATATAAGTATCCGAGTGCAGTGATCGCCGTCGTTCCATCGTACAAAAACTTTTCGAGAGCGGTAGCTCTGGAGATCGGTGTATCCAGGCACAAGGACGACGATCTCCTGTTCTTCGTCGACGTGGACATCGTCTTCACGAGTTCAGCCCTTCGCAGAATACGGCTGAACACGATTATGAACAGACAAGTGTACTTTCCGATAGTATTCAGCCAATTCGATCCTAAGATTGTCTACGCTGACGGTAAACTCCGGGAGAACGATCTGATCACAAATTCGAACGGCTACTGGCGAGAATACGGCTTCGGCATAGCGTCCCTTTACAAAAAGGATTTCCGGCTCGTCGGTGGTTTCGACCTATCGATTCAAGGGTGGGGAAAGGAGGACGTCGATCTTTTCGAGAAGGCGGTTCGCTCGAACCTGACGACCTTCAGAGCCGTTGATCCGCACCTCGTCCATGTCTTCCACGACGTCGAATGTGATCCTAGCCTCTCGGGACCTCAGCTTACGATGTGCGAAGGATCCAGAGCCGACACTTACGCCGGGTTGAATCAACTGGCCGATACGATTTACGGCCATCCTGAATACTTGAGATACGCAAAGGCATTGCGCACACGGACGAGCACTCCGGCTGCCTGA
- the LOC124308135 gene encoding chondroitin sulfate synthase 1 isoform X1: MSIGEVTADPAMRKKRGPRSALLGLVLGFVGGFLVANFRLVIPLDKVRPSNDSFCPGAPSRHHQRVTLDYRAKLEPMDIVKLPKEDNVSNSATNLLFVGVMTARKYLDTRAKAVFETWGSELPGKIAFFSSETSTAPDNCPDLPLVALPNVDDSYPPQKKSFLMLQYMWQHFGDKFEWFLRADDDVYVRSDRLEKLLRSVDSRLPRYIGQAGRGNSEEFGLLSLEYDENFCMGGPGVVLSRETLKRVVPHIRYCLKNLYTTHEDVELGRCVQKYAGIPCTWSYEQMQSILYHNSSGDQAFTGNLKRKEVHRAITLHPVKSPPYMYRLHNYMRGLRIQELQHLKVQLHRDIQSMMAELHVDREKIQEYSLSKNVPLFPEKPGSDQYLGDNKVLGVPAGLRAFRPKKTSEVIPWDFLSKSEYSLTDANPRRRIHSDVKEGLEDITREVMASINACSRQRGRVVEERSILYGYRRVDAYGADTVLDILLVYRKYRGRKVTLPVRRHVYVHQHFTGLEIREVVDGVEAESKTHRDREANSIQSVLRNSFLSMNFNAKESFDPIESKVIHFILPLSGRLATFRRFISVYEDVCLVGKGERTELTIILFPHRVEGSFNESTSLVNNLKYKYPSAVIAVVPSYKNFSRAVALEIGVSRHKDDDLLFFVDVDIVFTSSALRRIRLNTIMNRQVYFPIVFSQFDPKIVYADGKLRENDLITNSNGYWREYGFGIASLYKKDFRLVGGFDLSIQGWGKEDVDLFEKAVRSNLTTFRAVDPHLVHVFHDVECDPSLSGPQLTMCEGSRADTYAGLNQLADTIYGHPEYLRYAKALRTRTSTPAA; encoded by the exons ATGTCAATCGGAGAGGTGACGGCTGACCCGGCAATGCGAAAGAAGCGGGGTCCACGGAGCGCCCTGCTCGGCCTGGTTCTGGGCTTCGTCGGAGGTTTTCTCGTCGCTAATTTCCGGCTGGTGATACCACTGGACAAGGTCCGACCCTCGAACGACTCGTTCTGCCCCGGAGCACCGAGCCGCCATCATCAACGCGTCACCTTGGATTACCGGGCGAAGCTGGAACCGATGGACATAGTGAAACTCCCGAAGGAGGACAACGTCAGTAACAGTGCAACGAATCTGCTCTTCGTCGGGGTGATGACCGCCCGGAAGTACCTCGACACCAGAGCCAAGGCGGTTTTCGAAACCTGGGGATCGGAGCTGCCCGGTAAAATCGCCTTCTTTTCATCGGAGACCTCGACCGCTCCGGACAACTGCCCCGACCTTCCACTCGTCGCGCTTCCCAACGTCGACGACAGCTATCCTCCCCAGAAGAAGTCCTTCCTGATGCTGCAGTACATGTGGCAGCACTTCGGCGACAAGTTCGAGTGGTTCCTAAGGGCCGACGACGACGTCTACGTCAGGTCCGATCGTCTCGAGAAGCTGCTCAGGTCCGTAGACTCGAGACTACCAAGGTACATCGGACAGGCGGGAAGAGGGAACTCCGAAGAGTTCGGACTCCTCTCCCTCGAGTACGATGAAAACTTCTGCATGGGCGGGCCGGGAGTCGTTCTCTCCAGGGAAACCCTGAAGCGAGTCGTTCCGCACATCAGATATTGCCTCAAAAATCTGTACACCACCCACGAGGACGTCGAACTTGGAAGGTGCGTCCAGAAGTACGCCGGCATTCCGTGCACCTGGAGCTACGAG CAGATGCAGTCTATTCTCTATCACAACAGTAGCGGGGATCAAGCCTTCACCGGTAATCTGAAACGCAAAGAGGTTCACAGAGCGATTACTCTACATCCGGTAAAAAGTCCGCCGTACATGTACAGACTTCACAATTATATGAGG GGTCTACGCATACAAGAACTGCAACACCTGAAGGTTCAGCTGCACAGAGACATACAGTCGATGATGGCGGAGCTTCACGTGGATCGTGAGAAAATCCAGGAATACAGTTTATCAAAAAACGTTCCTCTGTTTCCTGAAAAACCAGGTAGCGATCAGTACCTCGGGGACAACAAGGTCCTGG GTGTTCCAGCTGGACTACGGGCGTTTAGGCCGAAGAAAACGAGCGAGGTGATTCCGTGGGACTTCCTCTCGAAGTCCGAGTACAGTCTGACTGATGCCAATCCTCGGCGAAGAATCCACAGCGACGTCAAGGAGGGCCTGGAGGACATAACCAGGGAGGTGATGGCCTCCATAAACGCCTGCTCGAGGCAGAGGGGCCGAGTTGTAGAGGAACGTTCGATTCTCTACGGGTACAGGAGAGTCGACGCTTATGGCGCGGATACGGTTCTCGATATTCTACTTGTATACCGCAAGTACCGTGGAAGAAAAGTAACGCTTCCGGTTCGCAGACACGTCTACGTCCACCAGCACTTTACAG GTTTGGAAATACGAGAGGTGGTCGACGGAGTTGAAGCTGAATCGAAGACGCACCGTGACCGGGAAGCGAACTCCATCCAGAGCGTCTTGCGGAATAGTTTTTTGAGTATGAACTTCAATGCGAAAGAAAGCTTCGACCCCATCGAGAGTAAAGTGATCCATTTCATTCTCCCGCTGTCCGGACGCCTCGCGACGTTTCGGAGGTTTATCAGTGTTTACGAAGACGTTTGTTTGGTGGGTAAAGGCGAAAGGACGGAACTGACGATAATCCTGTTCCCGCACAGGGTTGAAGGGTCCTTCAACGAGTCTACATCTCTAGTTAATAACCTAAAATATAAGTATCCGAGTGCAGTGATCGCCGTCGTTCCATCGTACAAAAACTTTTCGAGAGCGGTAGCTCTGGAGATCGGTGTATCCAGGCACAAGGACGACGATCTCCTGTTCTTCGTCGACGTGGACATCGTCTTCACGAGTTCAGCCCTTCGCAGAATACGGCTGAACACGATTATGAACAGACAAGTGTACTTTCCGATAGTATTCAGCCAATTCGATCCTAAGATTGTCTACGCTGACGGTAAACTCCGGGAGAACGATCTGATCACAAATTCGAACGGCTACTGGCGAGAATACGGCTTCGGCATAGCGTCCCTTTACAAAAAGGATTTCCGGCTCGTCGGTGGTTTCGACCTATCGATTCAAGGGTGGGGAAAGGAGGACGTCGATCTTTTCGAGAAGGCGGTTCGCTCGAACCTGACGACCTTCAGAGCCGTTGATCCGCACCTCGTCCATGTCTTCCACGACGTCGAATGTGATCCTAGCCTCTCGGGACCTCAGCTTACGATGTGCGAAGGATCCAGAGCCGACACTTACGCCGGGTTGAATCAACTGGCCGATACGATTTACGGCCATCCTGAATACTTGAGATACGCAAAGGCATTGCGCACACGGACGAGCACTCCGGCTGCCTGA